Proteins found in one Aneurinibacillus uraniidurans genomic segment:
- the spoIIP gene encoding stage II sporulation protein P — translation MQRKYRGVVLNLNGVGVQRSFIMLSLSTAVVFILLGMLFVSQAGRGLSSQHVGKIAVGMSNGWMLQTLRYELPYFQPNVPEGESVNIPTLMFRLVTSINPDDPRTLLGYELPGFSLFDTEVLVSEKTVALSDLPFESSPPPEALRDESEVEKKTTPVPLQDTMLSTKGKKVMFLYNTHNRESWVSEVPKAREQNDPNLAMDAKTNVTLISKRMAKTLEQDGIGSTVGLRDFTGILNQRSASYSLSYAESLKMVKSVMAQDRNLNYFIDIHRDSLPRKSTTTTINGKSYAQAFFVIGMRNPNWEKNQQFALKVHNVIEKKYPGLSKGIFGKKGGNGEYNQSVSPNSILIEVGGPDNTVEECYRTADILAEAIAEVYWEAEKANAKPKAKHS, via the coding sequence ATGCAGCGGAAATATCGCGGCGTCGTACTGAATCTTAACGGAGTAGGCGTCCAGCGGAGCTTCATTATGTTATCGCTCAGTACAGCTGTCGTTTTTATCCTGCTCGGGATGCTATTCGTGTCACAGGCGGGGCGGGGACTATCCTCGCAGCACGTCGGAAAAATCGCGGTCGGAATGTCAAATGGCTGGATGCTCCAGACCTTACGCTACGAGTTACCGTACTTTCAACCGAATGTACCAGAAGGGGAATCGGTAAATATTCCAACACTGATGTTTCGACTTGTAACAAGTATTAACCCGGATGATCCACGGACGCTTCTTGGCTATGAGCTTCCGGGATTTAGTTTGTTTGATACCGAAGTACTTGTCTCAGAAAAAACGGTAGCATTAAGTGACCTGCCATTCGAATCATCTCCACCACCGGAAGCGTTGCGCGATGAATCAGAAGTGGAGAAAAAGACAACTCCAGTTCCGCTACAGGATACGATGCTATCGACTAAAGGGAAAAAAGTAATGTTCCTCTACAATACGCATAATCGTGAATCGTGGGTATCAGAGGTACCGAAAGCACGCGAGCAGAATGATCCAAATCTGGCGATGGATGCGAAAACGAATGTGACGTTGATCAGCAAGCGAATGGCCAAAACACTCGAACAAGATGGAATTGGTTCAACAGTAGGATTACGTGATTTCACAGGTATCTTAAATCAGCGCAGCGCCTCTTATTCCTTGTCGTATGCCGAATCGCTCAAAATGGTGAAGTCAGTCATGGCACAGGATCGCAATCTGAATTACTTCATTGACATTCATCGTGATTCGCTTCCACGTAAATCGACAACAACGACGATCAACGGGAAGAGCTATGCTCAGGCCTTTTTTGTCATCGGCATGCGTAACCCGAACTGGGAGAAAAATCAGCAGTTCGCACTTAAAGTTCATAACGTAATCGAGAAAAAGTATCCGGGCCTCTCCAAAGGTATATTTGGCAAAAAAGGTGGGAATGGTGAATATAACCAGTCTGTATCGCCTAACTCGATTTTGATCGAGGTTGGTGGACCTGACAATACAGTAGAAGAGTGCTACCGCACAGCGGACATTCTGGCGGAAGCAATTGCCGAAGTATACTGGGAAGCGGAGAAAGCGAATGCAAAGCCAAAAGCGAAACATTCGTAG
- a CDS encoding M24 family metallopeptidase has product MTIYQQRLHTIKQEIERVGVEAALLTSPLSVAYVSGFVCEPHERFMGLVVRPDAEPVLFVPSLEKDKAEAELSAHGDFIRKVIAISDTDNPYARLSEAGLGTGVKRLAIEKSYMRVQEADRLAEVLPGVQFTDIGDAIVRLRLHKSEEEVARMEIAIRLVEEVLAEGLKKVRQGVTELELVAELEYLMKKKGADAPSFDTMVLAGANSALPHGVPGMTKVQEGQFLLFDLGVFKDGYCSDITRTFVVGEPTEEMERIYQTVLAAEEAAIQAVQPGHALAAVDRAARTTITGAGYGQYFTHRVGHGLGLEIHEAPSVHGENQTPMEAGMTFTIEPGIYVPGLGGVRIEDDILVTESGARVLTAFPKELTKLLVQF; this is encoded by the coding sequence ATGACAATCTATCAGCAAAGACTACATACTATCAAGCAGGAGATTGAGCGGGTTGGGGTAGAAGCAGCACTTCTAACATCTCCGCTGTCTGTGGCGTATGTGTCCGGGTTTGTATGTGAACCGCATGAACGGTTTATGGGGCTAGTCGTACGTCCCGATGCAGAGCCTGTGCTGTTTGTGCCGTCACTAGAGAAGGATAAGGCAGAAGCAGAGCTTTCGGCACACGGTGATTTTATTCGTAAGGTGATTGCGATTAGTGATACAGATAATCCATATGCCCGTCTATCAGAAGCTGGGTTGGGTACTGGTGTAAAACGTCTGGCGATTGAAAAGTCATACATGCGTGTCCAGGAAGCGGACAGGCTGGCGGAAGTGCTTCCGGGAGTGCAGTTCACAGATATTGGAGATGCGATTGTACGCTTGCGCCTACACAAGTCGGAAGAAGAAGTAGCACGTATGGAGATCGCGATACGTCTAGTAGAAGAGGTGCTAGCAGAAGGGCTAAAAAAAGTTCGTCAGGGTGTAACGGAACTTGAACTAGTTGCGGAGCTAGAATATCTCATGAAAAAGAAAGGCGCAGATGCTCCGTCATTTGACACGATGGTGCTTGCCGGGGCCAATTCAGCTCTGCCGCATGGTGTGCCGGGAATGACAAAAGTCCAGGAAGGACAGTTTCTACTGTTTGACCTCGGTGTGTTCAAGGACGGTTATTGCTCAGATATTACCCGCACGTTCGTTGTAGGCGAGCCGACAGAAGAAATGGAGCGCATCTATCAAACCGTACTTGCGGCCGAAGAAGCTGCCATTCAGGCTGTACAACCAGGGCATGCACTCGCAGCAGTTGACCGTGCTGCCCGCACTACTATCACAGGTGCCGGATATGGACAATACTTCACGCACCGTGTCGGTCATGGTCTAGGGCTTGAAATACACGAAGCACCATCCGTTCATGGCGAAAACCAGACTCCGATGGAAGCAGGTATGACCTTCACCATCGAACCTGGCATCTATGTTCCGGGATTGGGCGGTGTCCGTATCGAAGACGACATTCTTGTAACTGAATCTGGGGCACGGGTGCTGACTGCATTTCCGAAGGAGCTTACGAAACTCCTAGTACAATTCTAG
- the hemW gene encoding radical SAM family heme chaperone HemW: MTRAVYIHIPFCTNKCYYCDFNSFVTKNPQLVWEYLHALDREMEETVQRFPPEEIQTIFVGGGTPTFLDAKQMEFFVASVAKHFPRRSANVEFTMEANPGTTDPEKLAIMRAGGVNRISFGVQSFDDALLARIGRIHDSAQVYRSMTHAKEAGFTNLSIDLIFGLPDQTPALFKKTLDAAFALDLPHFSSYSLKVEENTLFHTLYEKDKLPLPTEEDEVAMYEMLMREMAAHGYRQYEISNFARPGYESRHNMTYWRNESYYGIGAGAHGYVNGERHVNAGPVQQYIQLVGERGLPRVEQFAVTKDEQMEDHMIMGLRMMNGIDEAAFAERFGVPLAGVFGANIADLIELGLLMRVDGRVCLTQKGIPLGNEVFARFLGLVDKA, from the coding sequence ATGACACGGGCCGTATACATTCACATCCCGTTTTGTACGAACAAATGCTACTACTGTGACTTCAACTCCTTCGTCACGAAAAATCCGCAACTCGTATGGGAGTACCTTCACGCGCTTGACCGTGAGATGGAGGAGACTGTACAGCGTTTCCCACCAGAGGAGATCCAGACGATTTTTGTCGGGGGAGGAACGCCGACGTTTCTTGATGCGAAGCAGATGGAGTTTTTTGTTGCATCCGTCGCCAAGCATTTTCCGCGTCGGAGTGCAAACGTTGAGTTTACGATGGAAGCGAATCCAGGGACAACCGACCCGGAGAAGCTTGCGATTATGCGGGCGGGCGGTGTGAATCGGATCAGCTTTGGCGTGCAGTCGTTTGATGATGCGTTACTTGCGCGCATCGGGCGCATTCATGACAGCGCACAAGTGTATCGCAGTATGACGCACGCGAAGGAAGCGGGATTTACGAATTTGTCGATTGACTTGATTTTTGGCCTGCCGGATCAGACGCCGGCATTATTTAAGAAGACGTTGGATGCTGCATTTGCGCTTGATCTGCCGCATTTTTCTTCCTACAGTCTTAAAGTAGAAGAAAATACGTTATTTCACACGCTGTATGAAAAAGATAAATTGCCGCTCCCAACGGAAGAGGACGAAGTGGCGATGTATGAGATGCTCATGCGGGAGATGGCTGCACATGGTTATCGTCAGTATGAGATTAGTAACTTTGCTAGGCCCGGATACGAGAGCCGTCATAATATGACGTACTGGCGTAATGAGTCATACTATGGAATCGGAGCCGGTGCGCATGGATATGTAAACGGGGAGCGGCATGTGAATGCAGGTCCGGTACAGCAGTATATTCAGCTTGTCGGGGAGCGCGGGTTACCGCGTGTTGAACAGTTTGCGGTAACGAAAGATGAACAGATGGAAGACCATATGATTATGGGTCTGCGTATGATGAACGGTATCGATGAAGCAGCATTTGCAGAGCGGTTTGGTGTGCCCCTTGCCGGTGTTTTTGGTGCTAATATAGCTGATTTAATCGAGCTGGGGCTGCTTATGCGCGTAGACGGACGTGTGTGCTTAACGCAGAAAGGGATTCCGCTCGGCAACGAAGTTTTTGCAAGATTTCTGGGACTGGTTGACAAAGCATAA
- the lepA gene encoding translation elongation factor 4 produces MDRRKRQEKIRNFSIIAHIDHGKSTLADRILEFTGALSDREKEDQFLDQMDLERERGITIKLNAVQLKYKAQDGEEYILHLIDTPGHVDFTYEVSRSLAACEGALLVVDAAQGIEAQTLANVYLALDNNLEILPVINKIDLPSAEPERVKQEVEDVIGLDASDAVLASAKAGIGIGDILEQVVAKVPAPTGDPDAPLKALIFDSYYDAYRGVITSVRIVDGSVRKGSKIKMMATGAVFEVTEVGTHAPFAKQVDELTVGDVGYIAASIKSVRDTRVGDTITLADNPAAEGLPGYRKVNPMVFSGMYPVDSSDYNDLREALEKLQLNDASLQFEPETSQALGFGFRCGFLGMLHMEIMQERIEREFDIPLITTAPSVIYRVTKTDGEVLDIENPSKMPEAQRIDFIEEPYVKASIMVPKDFVGAIMDLCQRKRGEFVDMQYIDDLRVQIIYEMPLAEIVFEFFDQLKSNTKGYASFDYELVGYKKSKLVKMDIMLNGETVDALSFIVHRDTAYQRGRVFCEKLKELIPRQMFEVPIQAAIGQKIVARETIKAMRKNVLAKCYGGDISRKRKLLEKQKEGKKRMKSVGSVEIPQEAFMAVLKMDDN; encoded by the coding sequence ATGGATCGTAGAAAAAGACAAGAAAAAATCCGCAATTTCTCTATCATTGCTCACATTGACCATGGCAAGTCCACATTGGCAGACCGGATTCTCGAATTCACCGGCGCACTGAGTGATCGGGAGAAGGAAGACCAGTTCCTTGATCAGATGGATTTGGAACGTGAGCGAGGCATTACGATTAAATTAAATGCCGTTCAGCTTAAATATAAAGCACAAGACGGCGAAGAATACATTCTACACCTGATCGACACACCTGGGCACGTCGACTTCACTTATGAAGTGTCGCGCAGTCTCGCAGCTTGTGAAGGGGCGTTACTCGTAGTAGACGCTGCTCAGGGCATCGAAGCACAGACGCTTGCCAACGTGTACCTGGCGCTTGATAACAACCTGGAGATTCTTCCAGTTATTAACAAGATTGACCTGCCGAGTGCTGAGCCAGAACGTGTGAAACAGGAAGTGGAAGATGTAATTGGCCTTGATGCGAGTGACGCCGTACTGGCGTCAGCGAAAGCAGGCATTGGCATTGGTGATATCCTTGAGCAAGTTGTAGCCAAAGTTCCGGCTCCAACAGGGGACCCGGATGCGCCACTGAAAGCGCTCATTTTCGATTCGTATTATGATGCTTACCGTGGGGTAATTACATCTGTTCGAATTGTGGATGGAAGCGTGCGCAAAGGTTCTAAAATTAAAATGATGGCGACTGGTGCGGTGTTTGAAGTTACTGAAGTTGGTACACATGCGCCGTTTGCGAAGCAAGTAGATGAGCTGACAGTCGGAGATGTAGGCTACATCGCAGCAAGTATTAAAAGTGTACGGGATACACGGGTCGGGGATACGATTACATTAGCGGACAATCCAGCTGCTGAAGGGCTGCCGGGCTACCGAAAAGTAAACCCGATGGTATTCAGCGGGATGTATCCGGTTGACAGCAGTGACTACAATGACCTGCGGGAAGCGCTGGAGAAGCTTCAGCTCAATGATGCGTCGCTCCAGTTCGAGCCGGAGACTTCACAGGCGCTTGGCTTCGGTTTCCGATGCGGCTTCCTTGGCATGTTGCACATGGAAATTATGCAGGAACGTATTGAGCGGGAATTCGACATCCCACTTATTACGACTGCACCGAGCGTAATTTATCGTGTTACCAAAACGGATGGAGAAGTGCTTGACATCGAGAACCCGTCCAAAATGCCAGAAGCACAGCGCATTGATTTCATTGAAGAGCCATATGTAAAAGCTTCGATCATGGTGCCAAAAGATTTCGTCGGCGCGATTATGGATTTATGCCAGCGCAAGCGGGGCGAGTTCGTTGACATGCAGTACATTGACGATCTTCGTGTGCAGATTATATATGAAATGCCGCTTGCCGAGATCGTATTCGAATTTTTCGACCAGCTGAAATCAAACACAAAAGGATATGCATCTTTTGATTATGAGCTAGTTGGCTATAAAAAATCGAAGCTTGTGAAGATGGACATTATGCTGAATGGCGAGACGGTCGATGCTCTCTCGTTCATCGTTCACCGCGATACCGCCTACCAGCGCGGTCGTGTGTTCTGTGAGAAGCTAAAAGAACTCATCCCACGTCAGATGTTCGAGGTGCCAATTCAGGCTGCTATCGGACAAAAGATCGTGGCGCGTGAGACGATTAAAGCGATGCGCAAAAACGTATTGGCTAAGTGTTACGGCGGGGATATTTCCCGGAAGCGTAAACTGCTTGAGAAGCAGAAGGAAGGGAAGAAGCGCATGAAGTCAGTCGGAAGTGTGGAAATTCCACAGGAAGCGTTCATGGCGGTTCTCAAAATGGATGATAACTAG
- the hrcA gene encoding heat-inducible transcriptional repressor HrcA, which translates to MLSERQKLILHAIIDNYIRSAEPVGSRTISKREDIGYSSATIRNEMADLEEMGYLEQPHTSAGRIPSNKGYRFYVDQLVYMPSMQIEDATQIRRAFADRFYELEQVMNQAAAILSGLTSYTSIVLGHELKTTKLKTLQMIPLSPGSAVAILVTDTGRVENKMISIPESIPVEELERVVNLLNSRLQGVAMAELRQRLHTEVTRELSRYLQHHEQIIEVFEDVLRTKPEEQIVLKGTTNIMMQPEFRDIDKVRDILAIFEQNDMMMRLFDSQQSGIQVRIGTENQEEAVSGCSIITATYHFDGLPVGTIGLLGPTRMEYGRVMGILQELAGNLTDAVTRFHKPGT; encoded by the coding sequence ATGCTTTCGGAACGTCAGAAGTTGATTCTGCACGCCATTATTGACAATTACATTCGTTCCGCTGAACCTGTTGGCTCCCGGACGATTTCTAAGCGAGAGGATATCGGCTATAGCTCAGCGACCATTCGCAATGAGATGGCCGATCTAGAAGAGATGGGGTATCTAGAACAGCCACATACGTCGGCCGGTCGTATTCCATCGAATAAAGGATATCGTTTTTATGTGGATCAACTTGTTTACATGCCATCGATGCAGATTGAAGACGCTACGCAGATTCGCCGGGCATTTGCTGATCGGTTTTATGAACTTGAGCAGGTCATGAATCAGGCGGCTGCAATCTTGTCTGGTCTAACGAGCTACACATCGATTGTCCTCGGGCATGAATTAAAAACAACAAAGCTTAAGACGCTGCAAATGATCCCGCTCTCACCTGGATCAGCGGTTGCCATTCTCGTCACCGATACTGGACGGGTGGAGAACAAGATGATCTCCATTCCAGAGAGTATCCCGGTAGAAGAGCTTGAACGGGTTGTGAATCTGCTCAACTCACGCTTGCAGGGAGTGGCAATGGCGGAGCTGCGTCAGCGGTTGCATACAGAAGTAACGCGCGAACTAAGCCGCTATCTTCAACACCATGAACAAATTATCGAAGTGTTTGAAGATGTGCTTCGTACAAAGCCGGAAGAGCAGATTGTGCTCAAAGGGACAACGAATATTATGATGCAGCCGGAGTTCCGCGATATTGATAAGGTGCGGGATATTCTCGCGATTTTTGAGCAAAATGATATGATGATGCGCCTATTTGATTCACAGCAAAGTGGCATTCAGGTGCGCATTGGAACGGAAAATCAGGAAGAAGCGGTAAGTGGATGCAGCATTATTACCGCTACGTACCATTTTGACGGTCTGCCAGTTGGCACAATTGGGCTGCTTGGTCCAACGCGAATGGAATACGGTCGAGTAATGGGGATTTTGCAGGAACTGGCGGGTAACCTGACCGATGCGGTTACAAGGTTTCATAAGCCGGGAACATAG
- a CDS encoding DUF3679 domain-containing protein, with product MKLAAKFCLLVGVLFVGILFGINTAEKGMQRIEGTTDLPGKSFVIKKIEGGKMEVEVLGKQVSSSVPISSGKAAAGNWLSQVGGDIRTLVIGTTRTVMEWIMSKL from the coding sequence GTGAAACTGGCCGCAAAGTTTTGTTTGCTAGTCGGAGTGCTGTTTGTAGGAATTCTATTCGGGATTAATACAGCGGAAAAAGGCATGCAGCGCATTGAAGGTACGACGGATCTGCCAGGCAAAAGCTTCGTGATCAAAAAGATAGAAGGCGGCAAGATGGAAGTGGAAGTGCTAGGCAAGCAAGTCTCATCCAGTGTGCCGATCTCAAGTGGAAAGGCAGCAGCTGGAAACTGGCTTAGCCAAGTTGGAGGAGACATCCGTACGCTTGTTATCGGGACAACACGCACGGTAATGGAATGGATAATGAGTAAGTTATAG